A stretch of Comamonadaceae bacterium M7527 DNA encodes these proteins:
- the rpsO gene encoding 30S ribosomal protein S15: MTGIVKADIVKDNARGTGDTGSPEVQVALLTARINYLTPHFKENKKDHHGRRGLLRMVSRRRKLLDYLKSKDADRYVALIAKLSLRK, from the coding sequence ATGACCGGAATTGTTAAAGCTGACATCGTTAAAGACAACGCCCGTGGTACGGGCGATACAGGTAGCCCTGAGGTGCAGGTTGCATTGCTGACTGCGCGCATCAACTACCTCACACCGCACTTTAAAGAAAACAAAAAAGATCACCACGGTCGTCGCGGTTTGTTGCGTATGGTGAGCCGTCGCCGCAAGCTGTTGGATTACCTGAAGTCCAAAGACGCTGACCGCTATGTGGCCTTGATTGCCAAGCTGTCATTGCGTAAGTAA
- a CDS encoding branched-chain amino acid ABC transporter substrate-binding protein, whose product MIEGLSGPFTNTGEAVYRNLAWSAQTLNSQGGVAWGGAGVKTQRPIEVVRFDSKSRPEEALSALRSAIDQGIRVVVQGNSSAVALALVDAINKHNERDPANRVVFLNYSAVEPSLTNENCSFWHFRFDAHANMRMAALMQSIRENKDLKKVYLIGQDYSFGQSVVKEAAAQLGRQRPDIEVVGRELHAMARIKDFAPYAAKIKASGAQAVITGNWGNDLTLLVKAAKAAGFEGTFYTFYGNALGAPAAIGEAGVGKVLAVAEWFPNLGGEASDAFYQSFQAAFPKPQHDYVHMRMQGMMVALAQALSGASQYARGNEVDAYQVALALEKTDVTVAGHRMVMRVADHQIEQPLVVAVMDKAGQPGVRFDTEGSGYGFRVLQALSAQEAALPTACAMTRP is encoded by the coding sequence ATGATTGAGGGGCTGAGCGGCCCTTTCACCAATACAGGTGAGGCGGTATATCGCAACTTGGCGTGGTCTGCACAAACATTGAACAGCCAGGGTGGTGTGGCTTGGGGTGGTGCGGGTGTCAAGACGCAGCGCCCTATCGAGGTGGTACGTTTTGACAGTAAAAGTCGCCCCGAAGAGGCTTTGTCAGCGCTTCGCTCGGCTATAGACCAAGGCATTCGCGTGGTGGTGCAGGGCAACTCGTCGGCAGTGGCCTTGGCATTGGTGGACGCCATCAACAAACACAACGAGCGTGACCCGGCCAACCGCGTGGTGTTTTTAAACTACTCGGCAGTAGAGCCTTCGCTGACCAATGAGAACTGCAGTTTCTGGCACTTTCGCTTTGACGCCCATGCCAACATGCGCATGGCTGCACTCATGCAGTCCATTCGAGAGAATAAGGATCTTAAAAAGGTCTACCTCATTGGCCAAGACTACAGCTTTGGTCAGAGTGTGGTGAAAGAGGCCGCCGCCCAGCTGGGCCGTCAGCGCCCAGATATCGAGGTGGTGGGTCGCGAACTGCACGCCATGGCGCGCATCAAAGACTTTGCACCCTATGCCGCCAAAATAAAGGCCAGTGGTGCACAAGCAGTGATCACCGGAAACTGGGGCAACGACTTGACGCTACTGGTCAAAGCAGCCAAAGCCGCTGGTTTTGAGGGTACTTTTTACACCTTTTACGGCAACGCCCTGGGCGCACCAGCGGCCATTGGCGAGGCGGGTGTGGGCAAGGTGCTGGCTGTTGCCGAGTGGTTTCCCAACTTGGGCGGTGAGGCCTCAGACGCTTTTTACCAAAGCTTTCAAGCAGCGTTTCCCAAGCCCCAACACGACTATGTGCACATGCGCATGCAAGGCATGATGGTGGCATTGGCGCAAGCCTTGTCTGGCGCAAGTCAATACGCCCGCGGCAACGAGGTTGATGCTTACCAAGTGGCCTTGGCGCTCGAGAAGACCGATGTAACAGTCGCTGGTCACCGCATGGTGATGCGTGTTGCAGACCACCAAATTGAGCAACCCTTGGTTGTGGCCGTGATGGACAAGGCTGGCCAGCCAGGCGTGCGCTTTGATACAGAGGGCAGCGGCTATGGTTTTAGGGTGTTGCAAGCGCTGTCTGCACAAGAGGCTGCGTTGCCAACAGCCTGCGCTATGACGCGGCCATAA